The genome window CTTGGGGATTTCCATGTCATAGGTGATGGCGGTGTCGATTTCCGCCGCACGGATCATCCGGAACAGATCGGCCTGATGCGCTTCCTCGTGACGGAAGGCCGCGCCGGGAAAGCGATCCTCGAACGCCTTGCGGAGTTCCGGCAGGAAATATGGCGCGATTGTCAGCAGGCAGCCGACGGATATCGGCCCGCTGATCTCGTCGGAGATCTCACCCGCCATGGCGTGCAGCGCGCCGGCGCCTTCCAGCAGTTCCCGGGCCGCCTTGTAGAGCCGGCGGCCACCCGGCGTCAGCGACAGACCCTGGGCGTGCTGCCGAACGAACAGGGTGATGCCGAGCGCATCCTCAAGCTGGGAAATGGCGGTTGAGATCGACGGCGCCGAAATGTTGAGCCGTCCGGCGGCCACGGCGATGCTGCCGGCATCGCCGACCGCGACGAAGTATTCCAGCTGCCGAAGTGTGTAGCGGATCGCCATCGCCGGCCTGTCCGATCAGGGGGGCGACGGGCTATTCATCGCCCGGCACACCATAGCTGGGGGCCGCATTCGGATCCAGCGCGCGCCGGACGTAATCGTCCAGTTGCGGCGCATAGATCCGCCACAGATCGGTCAGTTCGGCGATCGGGTCGCCTTCGGTCCAGTCGACCCGCAGATCCGCCACGGGCCAGGGCACGTCGCGCACCAGCTTCATTCCCGCGGAATGGACCGGCCCGGCTTCGCCCCCGGCCTCCTGCGCGGCCCGCATGACGGCAATCAGCCGATCGCCCAGCGCGCCGGTAGCAGCCTGGAAGGCGTGGACCATCGCCTGGGGCACATCGGGATTCGCCAGCAGGTTTCCGCCGCAGGCGACATTGTCCGCTCTGGCTTCCCCCCAGATGCCCAGAACATTCCCGCCGGAATGGATCGCACTGCCACCGGCGTCGTCGACGGCCAGAACCTGCCGGAAGTCGATATGGTCCCCGGTACGCTGCAATATCGCGATCGTCTCTTCGGCGGTTGCTCCCCGCGCCAGCAGTTCCAATCCCCGCGTTCCAAGACGCGGGTCCGTCACGTTCTGACTGGAAACCGCGCCAACCCCGGCTTGCGCATAAGCACAGCGGGCCGCGACAGCCGGGGAGGACGACGAGACCGCGACACCGAACATCCCCGTTTCGGTGCATCGGGCAACGATGGAGAAGGTCATGCGCGGCGTTCCTGATCCGATTGCTGGGCGAAGAAGGAGGTCTTGGGATATTCCGGAACGGCCACATCATAGGC of Alphaproteobacteria bacterium contains these proteins:
- a CDS encoding LysR family transcriptional regulator, with translation MAIRYTLRQLEYFVAVGDAGSIAVAAGRLNISAPSISTAISQLEDALGITLFVRQHAQGLSLTPGGRRLYKAARELLEGAGALHAMAGEISDEISGPISVGCLLTIAPYFLPELRKAFEDRFPGAAFRHEEAHQADLFRMIRAAEIDTAITYDMEIPKDIAFEPLADLRPYALFPPDHPLAGQATVSLRDLAAHPLVLLDLPISRDYFQSMFHGVGLKPRIANRSANLAMVRTMVANGFGYGLLNVPSANPNAPDGKPLVFRPISDDLQPLRVGLLTMRTEKKPRILKEFETLCRGRVPPLALSRHPVQ
- a CDS encoding DUF1028 domain-containing protein, producing the protein MTFSIVARCTETGMFGVAVSSSSPAVAARCAYAQAGVGAVSSQNVTDPRLGTRGLELLARGATAEETIAILQRTGDHIDFRQVLAVDDAGGSAIHSGGNVLGIWGEARADNVACGGNLLANPDVPQAMVHAFQAATGALGDRLIAVMRAAQEAGGEAGPVHSAGMKLVRDVPWPVADLRVDWTEGDPIAELTDLWRIYAPQLDDYVRRALDPNAAPSYGVPGDE